atgccTAGCAGTTGTATTGGAAAAGTATCTTCACTGGAGCACATGCTTTCTATGATGATTTCCCACATTGGTCAGAAGCCATGTATTTGCCCACATACTGATCCGCAATGTAGTTTCTCCTCTCAGATGCTGACAATTCCTTTCTTGTGGCAGCTTTTTCCAAGCTTAAAAGAGGTTTTGTTTTTTGGTTATTTTTTCCCTAATATTCTGGTGGCAGGCTACATTTCCTGAttatttcaactttttttttcgGTTGATCTTGTTCCCTAGAATTTGTGTATTTTGCCAATGCATTTCTGTTTTGGACATTTCTTAATGTTCTCTTCACTGTCATTTGTTTGAAATTATAGAATTGTTATACATTATAATTGTAGTGACTTTTCTGAACCAGGTTTTTGCAACTTGGGGGCTGAGCCAACATTACGTTCATCAGATGGCACTATGTGTGCAGGGCCATGCTAATGTACTTCCCAATGATGTTTCAGCAAAATATCCTGGTTATGCCTGTCTTCTTGGAAACATGTTAGAAACTGCAGGAGTTTCTTTGTCTCAGCCTGATTGTTCATTTGAGATGGTGAGGAATTCTTGAAAATCTGAGTGGCTATGCATTCATACATGCGCGCACGCGCGCGCACTCACACAGAGAGCAGGAACTAACATGTTTCTCTAATTATGAAACTTTCCATACTCCTCTTCTTAACTGACATTTCTTTGTCTTTATCATTAGTTATTCCTTTTTTAGCTTACTTGATATTGGTTGCTGTTTTGTTTTTTATCGGAGTTGCTTAGTTTGTTAGTTTCTTAAGCTAACTTTTATAGATTTTGAAGCTAATTttcattcttttatttattttaactaGGCCATAGACCTTGCAGCAGTTACAAAATTCTTGTTGGGGACAATTCCTCCCATAAAATCATCAAGTCGGGAAACTAAAGAAAGTATGCATTCTGGACTTTCTATATTAATTTTGTATTTGGTTGTTCTGCTCAATGTGGATTAAATTTACCATTTACCATTATTTTTAAGCTGCTTGATTGAAATGTATAAGTACATGTAACTGCTTTTCTTCAGGTTCTACACTGGGTGAGGAAGATGCCACTCAGCCTGATGAGATGGAAATAGTTTTGAATAGAGATTTGGAACAACAAATAACCAATGCTATAGATTCACGCTTTCTTTTACAGTTGGTAAATTGCCAGTTTGACAATTTCTATTGGTTTATTTCTAACAAGTAAAGCAGTATTTATCCTTTGAATCTAGGTCACTGAGCAATAATTAGGAATTTTGTTTTGGAGCAGACAAATGTTTTGTTTGGAGGAATTTCACTCCTCAGTGGTTCTCATTATGGCCTGGATGAAAAAGAGGTTACAGCCGTTGGTGCTGCATGTGCTTTTCTTCATGTCACTTTCAATACCTTACCGCTTGAAAGAATCATGACTGTACTAGCTTATAGAACTGATCTAGTTCGAGTGCTTTGGAATTTTATGAAGCTGTGTCATGAAAAGCAGAAATGGTCATCCTTGCCTGAGCAGTTATCTCATCTTCCAGCTGATGCGCCTGGCTGGTTACTGCCTCTGGCTGTTTTTTGTCCTGTATACAAGTATGATTGTGTAATTTTGGTTGTTTCAGTTTCTTCTGATGTTGGTATTTGAATTGTTTTTCTATTTTTTGGTTTCATTTACATATTCCTTTTCAATGTTACTGTCATGTAGCTTTTCTGGACCCAAGTAGGGTTGACattattttaaaattgttggGCCTGGCCCAagcaataaaaatattaatattttgttaatcAGGTATgatataaacttaaatttcaaacccAGCCCATCTTTGAGTGGGCCTCTATTGGGTTGGGGACCCCTGCTCAAGCCTCACATTTTTTTCAGGCCAACCAGGTCCCTCTGGGCCCATGAATTAGTCTAATCTCCCCCTCATTCTCATTCTCTTACATTTCATGGAAGTGGATATTTCTTACTCTTATCATTGTTCTACAGGCACATGCTTATGATTGTTGATAATGAGGAGTTCTATGAACAGGAGAAGCCACTATCGTTGAAAGATATCCGATGCCTAATTATTATTCTGAGACAGGTAATTTTTTGCAGATGTGAAACTAGACTGTTACTTTCATTAGTTTGTAACTTGGTAGGAACCTATGACTTAGCAATGTTTAACATGTGATATTTACAATTATGTTTGTTGCATTTGCAATTCTCTGCAGGCCCTATGGCAACTCCTATGGGTGAATCCAATGGTTCATAACAATGTGGTGAAATTGGTTACGAACACTTCTGCTTATAAGCGGAACTCAGTTGAATCTATCAAACACAGAGTTAGCGTTGTAGCTTCTGAGCTCCTCTCTCAGGTACTTGTTGAATTTCTAATTTCTGGAGACTGTTCTGTCTTGTTATTTGTATGCAATTATTGGTTTTTATTTTTTAGTCTACTCTAGGTGGAATCCATGAATATTTTTCACTGAGGTAATATGCTTTGTATTGTCTATTATCTTAAATAAAATGTTATTGTAGTTGCAAGATTGGAACAACAGACGGCAATTTACACCACCCTGTGACTTCCATGCTGATGGTGTTGATGATTTCTTTATTTCTCAGGTAAGCATCTTCAATGCTTCTTTTGGACCCCCACTGAAAAACAAAAACGTTCTGTTGCTGGTTTTCTTACATTTGTTTTTTCAGGCTGTAATATATGGAACCAAAGCAAATGACATATTGAAGCGAGCTCCATTTTTGGTACCTTTTACAAGCAGGGTTAAGATATTCAATGTAAGTGATACAAGTTGTCAACTTGGATTGGAGTAactgaaattgtgagaaatggaGTTAGAGTGGGCATTATTGCCCTCACCCATCCCCTCCTCCTACCCATCCAGTGATCCATTTATCTATTTTTCCATGGGCTACTGTCAGTCAGATGTCCTAAATTCTGTCTGATATATGGATCAGTTATGAACATTGAAATTTTTCTTGCAGTCACAATTATTGGCAGTGAGGCAAAGACATGTGGTGGATGGTGTTTTCACAAGAAACAGATTCAGAATTCGACGGGATCGTATTCTGGAAGATGCTTATAACCAGATGAGTGCATTGTCTGAAGAAGATCTTCGAGGATTGgtatgtttatttatttatcagaAGCTTCTGTTTTCAGTTGAGAAAATTATGGTTTCTAGTATGATCATGGTTTGCTCACACACAGATCCGTGTAACATTTGTCAACGAGCTTGGAGTGGAGGAGGCTGGTATTGATGGCGGTGGAATTTTTAAAGATTTCATGGAGAATATTACTCGAGCAGCATTTGATGTGCAGTATGGGTTATTTAAGGTCTGAAATtcatgaattgtgacattattgtgtgcctctctctccctctcgcACATGCGCACACACGTGCACACTGGCACACATACACAGTCACATTAAATTgaacacacacacgcacacacatgATAAAAAAACCTTGGGGCTATGCATGGTGAGTGGTGACACCCTAAAACATCTCAGATGCACACATGGCCATATTTCTATGAATGTGTTTTGACCCGATAAATCATTGCTTTCTTGCTTCTTTTTCATATATGCTAAGTATGTTTTGTTTGCTTCACAATTTCTCTGCACTTGGATTGGTATAATCTCTCTGTGTCTCTCCCTCCCTCCGTCCCTTCCCCACATTTGCTTGCGATCCAATGGCTGGTGGTCCCTCCCTTAATCAGTAATCACTCCTGCTTGATGTTCCACTCTCAAACCCCTCCTCAGTGCTTTGTTTAcatgcagaatttttttttttctgaaaaaaaaaagcttattTGAGTGCTGATTTTAGATTGTAATGCTGTGTTGTTTATTTATTAACTTTTTGCTCGCATGGTACATCCAGGAAACAGCAGATCATCTACTCTACCCTAATCCTGGCTCAGGAATGATTCATGAACAGCATCTTCAGTTTTTCCATTTTCTTGGAACTCTTCTTGCAAAGGTTTTGAATTCTCCGTACTTCTATATTTTATATCTTTCTCACATAATATCGTGGTTTCATGATTTTTTATGGCTTGAAGATGAACTGCTTGATGTCTTTACGTGAATTAATTTCTATCACAAGCATTTGAAGCTGTCTATATCATTTACTCTGGGATGGCACTAACTATTAACCAACTGTATGATTTTCCATCACTCCATTGTTTGTTTATTTAGTTTGATAGTATTGTGAAGAACAGAAACCTTATTTATGTGTTTgtcttcttaatttctgcttaTACCCAACATGGTGACGCTTTTATTGGATTCTACCACGTTTTTTTAACCAATTCAACAGACTCACAATAAattgtacacacacacacacacacactaatGTGGAGATTATTACAAATAATATGTCTGCTAACCTTATTCATGTAGTCAAATGCTAGACGTTAGAATTAGACATTTTTTGGTTTTAAACAGGGAGTTCTCCATGTTTTTACGGCTCTCCATTGCTGTATTTATGTGGCTGTTTCATCATTCATTTGAAGTTGGAATACTGTACTTTGAGTAAATCAGTTTAGAGCATCTTTGATAGTCTTTCACTGTAAAATTCATTGTGGTGTGAGCATGTGATTATTTTTGGTGTTGCCAGTTTGCTATCAGTTGGCTGAAAACACTGCTACTATCTTCTTATCCGTACTTCGATCCTATTTTTGATTCAACATCTTTGTATTTGCTGATGGTTGGTCAATAGTAAGGTTTCTTGTAAAATGTTTCATTGTGTGTTTGAAACACGGAAATAGCCTCTGCAACATCTAGTGAAGGCTGCTTTCTCAGAACCTGCAGTGGCAAAAACTTGTGTGCTTGGCTTGTCTTTTTTTTAATGTGGATCTGAAACTTTGCCTTTGTAGTTGTGTAACTGGCTTTTAAATTTATGCTTCAGATTGTACATTGTAGCCATGTGATTGTTTAGTTTCTCTGCTTTCTGATTACATTTTGTAATGATGCTATGTTTTCTTTGTGCAGGCTATGTTTGAGGGTATTCTTGTTGATATACCATTCGCTACATTCTTCTTGAGTAAATTAAAACAAAAGTATGACTTCCGATGCTTTCTATTCTCTATATTCCATCAGTTTGCATGTGTTTGTGCTAACGTCCGCCAATTCCCTACTTGTGTGTTTATGTGTTTTCCGTCAGTTTTGGATTTCATTTTACATTGTTTGGTCGCAAGTTAATCTCTTAGCATGTTGTGTTGAGATGTTGGCACTAGACTGATGCTGCTGAATGTGCTATTGCAGAGTTTTAATCACTGTGATACTGTTAGAATAGGAATGTAAATGTGTTCTTCAATTAAAAAAGGGAATGTATGGATGTGTTGACTAATTAGGGCTGTAATTAGTAGATTAAATCCCTGTAATTAAGGGATTCCTTGATTAGGATAATTATGTATAATTTCCTTTATAGGTTCATAGAAACTGTATACATATCCATAAAGGCTTGAGCGGATAATTAAgctattttcttcaaatttctctttTTTCCTGCTCTTTTAAAGATACTTTTGGTGGCTGATGTAGAATAGTTTTGTCTAATAATGCCTTTTAATATACTTTTAACATTTCTAGAATCATTGTGATGTAGAGCCAATGGGGTATTGGGGGATTAGGGGTGAGAAACAGATTCTCAAATTGAAGAGAAACACATTCTCATTTATTAGCTCAAAGCAATAGTCAATAATCATGAAAATCTCTATATATGTAGAGATCCTCGGCCCTATTTATATGAATGATCTGTAACATTTTTGCTGCCCTAATTACATTACGATTGGGAATTGAGGAATCACAATGTACAAAGCAAATAAAACTTCTAActtctaaataaaataaattactatttctTATACTTTTTCCTAAAATAAGTGGTCCTAATATCTGAAGAATTTACAAACTGatatagaagaagaagaaacctaAGCATCTACATAATTTGTTTCTTTTCCTTTGTTTCTTGATAATTTGTTTTTCCTTATCCTTTGGTTTCTTCTTTTTCTAAATCACATTGTCATCAAATTTCCTTAGAAGCTTGATATAAATATTGCAGTATGATTGCTATTGTTTATATCATAAGGATCCATATCATGAGAGATGACTAAATTATACGCTAGCCTTCAACCTACCGCAACTTTGCTCCTTATTCTAGGCTTGGGACCGGTTATGTTTTGCTAAGCTCACATAGGCAAGATTGGGACTAAGGCTTAGTTGTTGTTGTTGACTACTTTTCTGTGGTGCATGCTGATTATAGCGTGGATTAAATGAGCTGATAAAATCACTATTAGTCAATGTTCCTTGCTGTGGATATATCTTCATTGCTGTAAATTTATTGGTGTCATTTACATTTATTTGTATTTGTTGGTTGATCAGGTTCAACTATCTGAATGACCTGCCCTCGTTGGACCCAGAATTATATCGTCATCTTATTTTCCTAAAGGTACATTTTGCTTAAACTAAGATTTTATGCTTCTACCGTGGATTCTTTTAAATTAGAGCCCTCTCCTTTTACACACCAACACATGCATATGTTTTGCACTTATCCTTACTCTTATTTTTGTTTTTGACAGCACTATCAAGGCGACATTTCTGAGTTGGAACTCTACTTTGTCATTGTAAATAATGAATATGGAGAGCAAACAGAAGAGGAGCTCCTTCCTGGAGGAAGAAACTTGCGTGTTACTAATGAGAATGTTATTACATTTATTCATCTTGTATCAAATCATCGTTTGAATTTTCAGGTATTCCAACCTTTCATTTTTAGTTTATCTAGTTCATTACAGTTTTATCTTGGAATATCTTTCATCATATGATCATGTTACAATATGAATTAAAATTTCAGATACGCCAACAAAGTTCTCATTTTTTGAGGATTTCAGCAGCTTATACAGAAAGATTGGATTGATATGTTCAATGAACATGAACTTCAGGTATTCAGCTACTTTATGTATAAATCATTAAATTGTGctatctttcaggaattcaatttgCTCATCAATCAACATCATAGTTAACTACAGTACAAATCTTTCACATTAGTGAATTGATTAGTCTCCATTTCTTAACATGGTAAAATGATGTGGtaattacaatttgttcatcaaACAACTCAATTTCTGTTGTAGTTGCAAGTGAAGCACAATATTGCAATGACATGTAAAAAAGTGTTATGCCCAAGAGGTGCATGCATCATGCACAATGCTTCGAAGTGCATATGTTAGGATTTAAATTCTCTAGTTCTTAATGAGAGCATCTTTTTGTGTTCTATGAAAGCTGAGCTACTAGTAAGTAGCCTACAAAAGCCAATTCTAAATTCATAGCAATCTTAAGTCTTTGGTATAGCAATCTTAAGTCTTTGGTGTAAAGGCGAAATCTGATTAGACAAATGTAATAGTTAGTTGCAACGCACTCGGACTATTCATTTGTTTTCAATTCAATTATCCTTCTGTTACTAATGCATGGGATAATGCCTTTTGACCGCCATAACTGTATTGAATggttgtttttatttattttacattttttttctttGGAAAATGGAGGAGGGGTGCTCACTTATTTTCTGCATTTACTTTGACCCATTGGTTTTGTTTACAGCTCCTGATATCAGGTTCCCTTGAGAGCTTGGATGTTGATGACCTTCGTCTTCATGCCAATTATGCAGGGGGTTATCACGGTGTAAgttatttttttcatttgttttgagTATCATTTGTTTTGAGTAGCGAAGCTCTGATGGAATTGGGAAACAATATGTACTGTTATTTTTTAAACTGTCAGCTCAAATGTATTAGTTAGTATGAGTCCTTGGAATTCAATGCATtttgttctttttcttattgATTGAAAGAGAAACAACATAAACTATATAAGAAAAATGTGAGGGAAATGGCAGGAAAAGAAATGCTTTGGGTCCCTATATGCACTATTACCCTCCTGATTTTTTCAAATGGAATTCTAATTTTGAATTTCCCCTCTTTTCATTATCCCAGTTTCATCCCAATAAAATAAGTATCTATACTTTGGTGGATGATCAAAAGTGAATTGTAATTTGTGTTTTTGCTGTTGAGATACTTATTTTATTGTTTCTTGACAGGAGCATTATGTCATTGAGATGTTCTGGGAGGTTCTCAAAGCCTTTTCACTGGAAAATCAGAAGAAATTTTTGAAGTGAGTCTTTTACCTATCATTTTTTGAGTGTTTATGTATATTGCTGTCTAAGTTATCAGTTTTTAATCAGTTTGAGAACAAACTCCAAGACGATATAACTAGAAAGACTCTTTTAGGTTTGTGACTGGTTGCTCGCGAGGACCACTTCTTGGATTTAAATACCTTGAGCCATTGTTTTGCATACAGAGGTAAGAGTTCTGCCAAATTTAGTTGAGAGGTCCAGAGAGATGCTGAGGTTGATCTAAGCCAATTGGTTAACAAAGTGCTTATAATCGTATGTTGGAAATTCTTATTctgtattttctttaaattttaatctactgttgatttttttttgccttttttttttccagGGCTGCTGGCAATGCTTCTGAAGAAGCTCTTGATCGTTTACCAACATCAGCTACTTGTATGAATCTTCTAAAGCTTCCACCTTATAGGAGGTTTGTCCCTGTTCATTGGTTaagatttttattttgaaatttctGCCATTTTAGGGGAGATAACGGACAGTAATGCGTCAAACCATGTAAATTAGCTAAGCGGTTACAAAGATAAAAACATTGAGCAATTATAGGGCATTCTAGGATGGGTAACACTCTTGGTTTTGCCCTGAAGTTTTACATTATACtccactcaactaagcctttatctcaagaatttggggtcggttatatggatttccattgtaaactattttgggttaaatcctcggaaatgtgtaatgcttctaggttatgTTGTACTGCTCTCCTCCAAGTTAGTTTATGTctactgttttttttttctttctatcctctaacctaacgtGCTCTACTCGTCTAActgaagcctccgtatgtctacgcttcacatgaccaaaccacctcaatatcCCTttcctcaacttatcctcaattggcaccactcctaccttttctctaatactctcgttacggactttatctagtctagtatgaccactcattcaccttaacattcttatctccgcaactcttatcttagacacatactacTCATTCAAtgcccaatactcactacca
The Hevea brasiliensis isolate MT/VB/25A 57/8 chromosome 15, ASM3005281v1, whole genome shotgun sequence genome window above contains:
- the LOC110669055 gene encoding LOW QUALITY PROTEIN: E3 ubiquitin-protein ligase UPL6 (The sequence of the model RefSeq protein was modified relative to this genomic sequence to represent the inferred CDS: inserted 2 bases in 1 codon), whose amino-acid sequence is MFFTGDPTTRKRVDLGGRSSKERDRKKLLEQTRLERNRRLWLRQQNAAAIKIQKCFRGRKAVEAEHHKVRDQFYGTYGKHCLNIDRHSFGPDSEFLRDLFFFFNAQNNGDFTVLTETCRLLLQLFRDNGDIISLFGGVDYVTTHALVDYRVKQLAFYCIQAVYHNREQLKDQLLMTPWESSEPAVLLLEVVVFLIDQKLPWACKIVGYLLQRNAFTLFREIVLVGKENKMPSSCIGKVSSLEHMLSMMISHIGQKPCICPHTDPQCSFSSQMLTIPFLWQLFPSLKEVFATWGLSQHYVHQMALCVQGHANVLPNDVSAKYPGYACLLGNMLETAGVSLSQPDCSFEMAIDLAAVTKFLLGTIPPIKSSSRETKESSTLGEEDATQPDEMEIVLNRDLEQQITNAIDSRFLLQLTNVLFGGISLLSGSHYGLDEKEVTAVGAACAFLHVTFNTLPLERIMTVLAYRTDLVRVLWNFMKLCHEKQKWSSLPEQLSHLPADAPGWLLPLAVFCPVYKHMLMIVDNEEFYEQEKPLSLKDIRCLIIILRQALWQLLWVNPMVHNNVVKLVTNTSAYKRNSVESIKHRVSVVASELLSQLQDWNNRRQFTPPCDFHADGVDDFFISQAVIYGTKANDILKRAPFLVPFTSRVKIFNSQLLAVRQRHVVDGVFTRNRFRIRRDRILEDAYNQMSALSEEDLRGLIRVTFVNELGVEEAGIDGGGIFKDFMENITRAAFDVQYGLFKETADHLLYPNPGSGMIHEQHLQFFHFLGTLLAKAMFEGILVDIPFATFFLSKLKQKFNYLNDLPSLDPELYRHLIFLKHYQGDISELELYFVIVNNEYGEQTEEELLPGGRNLRVTNENVITFIHLVSNHRLNFQIRQQSSHFLXGFQQLIQKDWIDMFNEHELQLLISGSLESLDVDDLRLHANYAGGYHGEHYVIEMFWEVLKAFSLENQKKFLKFVTGCSRGPLLGFKYLEPLFCIQRAAGNASEEALDRLPTSATCMNLLKLPPYRSKQQLETKLLYAINAEAGFDLS